In Choloepus didactylus isolate mChoDid1 chromosome 6, mChoDid1.pri, whole genome shotgun sequence, one DNA window encodes the following:
- the LOC119537780 gene encoding olfactory receptor 56B4-like, with product MDTSSSLTNSSGLQNSHFILMGLPGIHEWQHWLSLPLSLLYLSVLGANLLIVITIQHEPTLHEPMYHFLGMLSVVDIGLATTIMPKILAIFWFDAKAITLPECFAQIYAIHCFCFMESGIFLCMAVDRYIAICHPLQYPSIVTEASVIKATGFMVLRNGLLTIPVPILAAQRHYCSRNEIQHCLCSNLGVVSLACDDITVNKFYQLILVWVLVGSDMALVFSSYALILRSVFRLNSGEAMSKALSTCSSHLILILFFYSGIIVVSVTHLAENKIPLIPVLINVLNNVIPPALNPMVYALRMLELRLGFQRLLGLGGDMATK from the coding sequence ATGGATACCTCCTCCAGTTTAACAAACAGTTCCGGCCTCCAGAATTCCCACTTCATCCTGATGGGCCTACCAGGAATTCACGAGTGGCAGCACTGGCTCTCCCTGCCCCTGTCTCTGCTCTATCTCTCAGTTCTTGGTGCAAATCTCCTCATTGTGATCACGATCCAACATGAGCCCACGCTCCATGAGCCCATGTACCATTTTCTGGGCATGTTATCAGTGGTGGACATTGGCCTGGCCACCACCATCATGCCCAAGATCCTGGCCATCTTCTGGTTTGATGCCAAGGCCATCACCCTCCCTGAGTGTTTTGCTCAGATCTATGCCATCCACTGCTTTTGTTTCATGGAGTCTGGTATCTTCCTCTGCATGGCAGTGGACAGATACATAGCCATCTGTCACCCCCTTCAATACCCTTCCATAGTCACTGAAGCCTCTGTGATCAAAGCCACAGGATTTATGGTGCTCAGGAATGGCCTGTTGACCATCCCAGTGCCCATACTGGCTGCCCAGAGACACTACTGCTCCAGGAATGAGATTCAGCATTGCCTCTGCTCTAACTTGGGTGTTGTCAGTCTGGCTTGTGATGACATCACTGTGAACAAATTTTACCAACTTATCTTAGTATGGGTCCTGGTTGGGAGTGACATGGCCCTGGTGTTTTCTTCCTATGCTCTAATCCTCCGTTCTGTGTTCAGGCTGAACTCAGGGGAAGCAATGTCCAAGGCTCTGAGCACCTGTAGCTCCCACCTCATCCTCATCCTCTTTTTCTACTCAGGTATCATTGTGGTGTCTGTCACACACTTAGCAGAGAATAAGATTCCCCTCATTCCCGTACTCATTAACGTACTGAACAATGTCATCCCCCCTGCACTCAACCCCATGGTCTACGCACTCAGGATGCTGGAGCTCAGACTGGGCTTCCAGAGATTGCTTGGGCTGGGTGGAGATATGGCCACCAAGTAA
- the LOC119537006 gene encoding olfactory receptor 56B4-like, which produces MDTFTSVTNSSIFQNSHFILMGLPGILEWQHWLSLPLALLYLLALGATLLIMITIQHEHMLHEPMYHFLAILSVVDIGMASTIMAKILAIFWFDAKAITLPECFAQNYAINCFFCMESGTFLCMAVDRYIAVCHPLQYPSIVTEASIIKAIGFRVLRNGLLTIPVPLLAAQRHYCSRNEIQHCLCYNLGVVSLASDDISMNKFYQLFLAWVLVGSDMALVFSSYALILRSMMKLNLGEAMSKALSTCSSHLILILFFYSGIVMLSVTHLAEKKFPSFPYSLTYCTVSSPPALNPMVYALRMQELRLGFQRLFLLVATWPPSNSSFRNH; this is translated from the coding sequence ATGGATACCTTCACCAGTGTTACGAACAGTTCCATCTTCCAGAATTCCCACTTCATCCTGATGGGCCTCCCAGGCATTCTCGAGTGGCAGCACTGGCTCTCCCTGCCTCTGGCTCTGCTCTATCTCTTAGCTCTTGGTGCCACTCTCCTCATCATGATCACCATCCAACATGAGCACATGCTCCATGAGCCCATGTATCATTTTCTTGCTATATTATCAGTGGTGGACATTGGCATGGCCAGCACCATCATGGCCAAGATCCTGGCCATCTTCTGGTTTGATGCCAAGGCCATCACCCTTCCTGAGTGCTTTGCTCAAAACTACGCCATCAACTGCTTCTTCTGCATGGAGTCTGGTACCTTTCTCTGCATGGCAGTGGACAGATACATAGCCGTCTGTCACCCCCTTCAATACCCCTCCATAGTCACTGAAGCTTCTATAATCAAAGCCATAGGATTCAGGGTGCTCAGGAATGGCCTGTTGACCATCCCAGTGCCCCTACTGGCTGCCCAGAGACACTACTGCTCCAGGAATGAgattcagcactgcctttgctataaCTTAGGGGTTGTCAGCCTGGCTTCTGATGACATCTCCATGAACAAATTTTACCAACTTTTCTTGGCATGGGTACTGGTTGGGAGTGACATGGCCCTGGTGTTTTCTTCCTATGCTCTAATCCTACGCTCCATGATGAAGCTGAACTTGGGGGAAGCAATGTCCAAGGCTCTGAGCACCTGTAGCTCCCACCTCATCCTCATCCTCTTTTTCTACTCAGGTATCGTCATGCTGTCTGTCACACACTTAGCAGAGAAAAAATTCCCCTCATTCCCGTACTCCTTGACATACTGCACAGTGTCATCCCCCCCTGCACTCAACCCCATGGTCTACGCACTCAGGATGCAGGAGCTCAGACTGGGCTTCCAGAGACTGTTTCTCTTGGTGGCGACATGGCCACCAAGTAACTCCAGCTTTAGAAACCATTAA